Genomic window (Bacteroidales bacterium):
CCGTTTTCCTCAAGCGCTTCCGTCTCGCGGATGATCTCTTCGTCAGTGAGTTTCCGGCGAAGGGCAAACTTATTGGAAGCCTTGAAACCACAATATTTGCAGTTGTTCACACAATGATTTCCAATGTAAAGGGGTGCAAACAACACAATCCGGTTGCCATAAACCCGCTTTTTAAGTTCGCGGGCGCCATTTTTAATTTCTTCGATTAACTCAGGATCGTTGGCATTGATCAACACCGCCGTTTCTTCAAGGCTGAGACGATGCTTTTCAAGCGACCTGGCAATGACTTCTCTCACTCGCTGCTTGTCTGGCTTCACTTTTTCCAAAATTCCCCAAATTTCATCCGGATCGATGAATGGCTCCATACGCCTGTCGGGGATACTGCACTTTTCAGGTTGAAATTTCATTAACTTATCTTCTTTTCAAAACAATAACAGGTTAATCAAACGGAATTTTGAGGAATTAATGATTTAACAGGCAAGTATATTTCAGTAATTTTGCCCGGTAACTATTTTACATCATTTAACCCGATGAAATTCACAGCAGCTTTCTTTCCTTCCCTTTTTCTGGCAATGAGTTGCCAGGGGCAGACTGTTTTTCAATATGACCTTTCTCAACCTGATCTTGTTCATCAACTCCCCCCTATTCTCAACGAAGTTTCAGGGCTGACCAATATTGACAATAACCATGTCGCCTTAATTCAGGATGAACTGGGCATCGTATTTCTTTATGATTTTTCGGAAGGTAAAATAGTTTCACAACATCAGTTCGAAAGCACCGGGGATTTTGAAGGGCTGGCTTACGCTGACAATAAGATGTACATCCTCCGAAGCGACGGACGACTGACCGAATGGAATAATTTTCCGGATCAGGCCAAATCAGTGAAACATTACGATTTAAACCTGCCAACATCAAACAATGAAGGACTTTGTTATGACCCTAAACACAACAGGGTGCTCATTGCTGCAAAAAGTAAACCGGATCATGGGTATGAAAAATCGAGGCGATTGATCTATGCCTTTGATCTTTTAACCAGGAAATTACTGAACAAACCGCTTTACAGCCTGAATGTAGATCGCCTGGCAGAAAAAGCCCACAGCTTAGGTATTGAACAAAGCAATCTTACTGAAAAAGGGAAACAAAAACCTTTCAATTTCCGCCCGTCAAGCCTTGCAATTCACCCATTGACCGGTGATCTGTACATCATTTCAGCGGTTGATTTTTTAATGGTGGTAATGAACCCTTCCGGAAAAATTATCCACATGGAGCCCCTCGAACCTGAGCGTTTTCCGCAAGCCGAAGGATTGACATTTCTCCCGGATGGCACGATGATCATCACCAGTGAAGCTGCAGGGAAAGTACCGACCTTGCAGGTTTTTAAGATGAAAATGCAAGGCGATCACTAAAAGTTGAACTGTCTTTGATCTGCCTTACATGGCCATCGAATCCATTCAAATTTGTTTAGGAAACACCTTGTTCAAGGCTTCTACTTTAGAATTTACCTGAAGTTTTTCGTAGATTTTTCTCAGGTAAGTCCTCACTGTTTCAATGCTAATGTAGAGTTTATCGGCAATTTCTTTGTAAGAGTAACCCTTGGCCAGTTCGTGGATGATCTCCTGCTCGCGGCTGGTCAGTTTTTCAAGCAGATCAGTCTGTTGGTTTCGGTTTTTAAATGAGGTGACCACCATTCTTGCGATTTCGGCTGACATTGGAGAGCCGCCGTTGTGAACATCCCTGATTGCGCGGAAAATCTGTTCCGGCGATGAACTTTTCAGCATATAACCTGTAGCCCCGGCACACAGTGAGTCGAATGTGCGTTCGGCGTCGCTGTGCGAGGTGCACATCAGAAACTGGATATCCGGCCTTCTGGGCTTGGACTGCCTGATACACTGAATGCCGTCCATCCCCGGCAGGGTGATGTCCATCAACACCACATCCACAATGATCTTGTCGAGGACTTTTAAAAAATCCTCCGCTTTCTCATAAACACTCGTACAGACCAGGTCGCCGGCCATCGGCAGCATTTCCATCATACTCTCTCTCAGTTCCTGGTCGTCTTCAACTATTGCTACTAAAAGATGTTTCATCGGGTAAGGTATTTCAACGTTCTAATTTATAACCGGCTATTTTTGGAATTTTTCTTTTCCCAAACTTTCTATTTCAACCGTTTGCGGCAAAAATAATCTCAGTTCGTACGGTTGTCAATCACATGAAAGTAGATTAATGAAATTTTGGGTATTTAGTGGAGCTTCCCTGTGAAGATGACCTGGGTTCCCTCTCCTGAACCGGTCTGGATTTCCATCGTTCCTCCAACCGATTCCATTCGTTTACGCATGTTTAACAATCCGTTTCCCCCGCCTTTGATCAGGTTTTCTTCAAATCCTTTCCCACTATCGGCCACGATTAGTGTGTAATGTTGGTTTTGCTGGTTAAATGTGATTTCGATATTTTTTGCCCCGCTGTATTTTACTGCATTATGCAGCGACTCTTTCATCACAAGATAAAGCGTCCGCCGCAATTCCGGGCTGATGGAGTCGGAGAATGACACTTCAGGAAAAGATATTTTACATTCCATTGGAAGTCCTTCCATGTATTTGTTGATGAAGTTGCGCATGTATGCCAGCAAGCTACCAACGTTGTCGCGTTCGGGGTTGGTTGACCAGATGATCTCGCCCAGTTTTGCTACTGATTCTTTGGAAAAGTTAACGATTTTATCGAGGGTTGTCAGGTCGTAAGGGGTTGCATGGTCTTTCGACTTAACTTTCAGCAATTCTGCCATCCATGAGATTTTGGTCAGACCCGAACTGATGTCGTCATGAATGTCCTGCGAGATACGTTCGCGAATGATCGCTTTTTCTTTCTGTTTTTCGGTTTCGATGAGTTGCGCCTGTGTTTCCTTCAGCTCCCTGAGTGTGGCGGACAGGTTCACATTGCTCTCTTCAAGCTGCAAATTGGCTTGGGAAATCTGACCGTTCAAGAGTGTTAGCTTAGAGTTGGCGGATTTTTGTAGTGCAAAGTTCCGGTAGATCAGCACCAGCGCAAATGCCAGCAGGATCATTCCGAAGATGAAATAAATCCGTTCGTTTTTTTTCTTTTGCACCGCAAGACGGTCTAATTCGATCTGCTTGTCTTTCAGTTCAAGTTCACGTTGGGTTGTAAGTTTTTCCAGCTGAATTTTGCTTTCGTTTGACTGGATTGAATCGTGGTATTGATCATGCAGTTTAAAATATTTGAGTGCCTCGCGGTGGTTGCCTGCCGCCTCATAAGCCTCAGAAAGCTCATTGGCAAAATAGGCCAATGGCGCCAACGAGCCAAGCTGCTCATAGATTTCGACTGATTGTGTAAGGTACTTTATGGCATTTTTTAATAAATCAGCCTTTTCCCCGCGAATCAACTCTGATATCGTGTCGCCCTGTTCGCGAAGCTTGATGCTGCGATAATAGGAAAGGCCAATATTGCCTAAGGTCAATGCGATGCCATCATTGTCATTCAGGGTTTGATGAATATGGTGTGCTTCCCAAAAAAGTTCTGTGCCTTTTTGGTAATCATTTTGTTCAAGGTACATCAGCGCAAGGTTGTTCAGATTGAGAGCAACAGCCATTTTCAGGTCAATCTTTCTGGCTTGTTCAATTGCCTGTGTATAATATGCTATTGCCTTTTCGGTGCTGTCAATTTGAGCGTAGTTAGCCGCAAGACTACCAATAACTGTAATAATCCCAACTTCATTATTGATCTTTCGGCAATAATCGAGCGCCTTTGAATAATACTCAATGGAGGTTTGTTTTTTTTCCTGGGCAAGATAAATATTTCCGATGGAATTATAGGTAGTAGCAAGTCCGGTGGCATCATCCAAATCTTCGAAAATAGTGACAGCTTTAAATGTAACTTCCAGCGACTCAGGATATTTGCCCTGTAAATAGAAAACCCGCCCCTGATCCCTGAGTAAATGAGCCTCCAACATCAAATCGCCCAGTTTCCTGGCCAACTCCAGCGCTTCAAAGTTCAGTAAAATACTGCTGTCGTACTGTGCTATTTTGATATAATAAAATGTCAGGTTTTTCAGTGACTGAAGCAAATACTTCTCATTGCTTAGGCGGGTTGCCAGTTCCCTGGTTTTTATCGCATACTCATAGCTTAGGGTAGGGTTGAAGTTGAGATAAAATGAGGTGATCTGATTGAAATTCTCCAGTTTTTTTTCGTCGTTTGAAATCGTATCCGTCACCCTTACCAGGGAGTCAATCGAGGACTGGGTAGGATTTTGTCCCGAAAGTGAAAACACTGAAAATATAACAAAAAGCCATGCCATGAGTGCGCCACGACCGACTTTTAGGGAAAGTGAGCAGAGTGTTTTCATAACTTGAAATTTGGGTTTTGAACAGTTGTACTAAATTGAAAATCAAAAGTTTTACGAAAGAACAAAAGTTTAAATTGATTGGTTCATTTTTGGGAGATTTGATTATAGTGGGTAAGTGCAGCCATTTTAAAATAAAACGATCCGACCACCAATGGCAGCCGGATCGCTGATTAAATCTAAAACCTAACTTGTAAAGAAAAATATGTTGAACTCCTGGCTATTTAACAACCAGTTTTCTGTTATTCAAAAGGTTATCTCCTGCAATCCTGATGAAATAGACACCTTTGGGATGGTTACTCAGGTCAATTTGCCGGGAAGCTGACAAATTCCCCTGCGCAATTGTTTGTCCACCCGAGTTTGTAATTACGTACGCCATGTTAGAATTTTCGTGCTCCACAGCCAAAGTAAAAATTCCGGTTGATGGATTCGGGTATATGTTCAAACCAATTTGGTCAGGAGAAACAATAACGGTTGGGCTCATCATCATGTTGCTGATTACCGACAACCCGTTAGTGGTAAAATAGCCGTCGCTGTTGGGCGCTTTGGCGTTGTAATCCACCTCGAGCGAATATTCGGTGTTGCTGCTGTTGCGGTAGAGTTTGAAAGTGAGTCGTTCCCCTTCTTCAAAACCATCTTTTGAGGATGATGTGAAATCGTTTCCAAAAAGTGACATCGAAACAGAAATTCCCGTAACCTGGGTTAAACCTGCACACTGGCCGTCGCTGGTGAAAGCGCCGATCATATCGCCGGGTTCAAATGCTGTGGTTGCGTTCGGGTCGAAGACCACAATATGGCTTGAGCCTGAGTAGGCCGGATCATTCCACGGAGTGATGTTTTTCGCTCTAACGGGAAGGACATTCCCAAAGGAAGCATTTTTCCCACAGGCAGGGAAGGTTACTTCCACAGCATTCTGCACCTTGATATAGTAGGATTTTCCGGGAACCAGTGTCTGCAAGGTGTTGATGTTCATTTCGGGATAATAAATTCCATTTCCGGCCACTTCATAAGCAATGATCAATCCGCTGATGCCGCTGAGCAGTTCATCTGCATCCAGATTGCAGGGTGATAAGACTGGCAAAAGGTTCCAGCCGGCATTGAGGGTAATGGTTTGGTTGGCCATCATTCCTTCGAAGGTCAGCATTCTTTCGGCGGCCATTTTGATAATATAGCCGTGTTGGTTGCTGAACTGGCTCATGGTATTGATGTTGAAGGCAGGATAAAATATCTCGTAAAAGTAGGTGGAGATGATCAGATCGTCCAATACCGGTGCAACAACATCGGCAAAAGCGTTTTCCGGCGACAAATCAACATAAGATGACCAGCCGCTCCAGCCCATTGGCAGAAGGATTTGCTGCGTGATTGACTCAGTAACCACAAGCTCTGCAGGCACTTCAAGTTCGGGTTGGGAAATGAACGGGTTGTTGGTGTTGATTTTCAGATTTGCATTGTAAGTTCCCAAATCGAGTAAAGATGAGTTAAATGTTACTTCAACAGGGAATGATTCTCCAGGTTGGATAGTTCCGGCTTTTGGCGATACATCAAGCCAGGGATTGCCGATAGTAACCATAAAATCGGCACAATTACCCCAGGAATATGGCTGACATGCATCATTAACAGGCTGACTTGTACGGCTTCTCATTCTCATTCCAAAAGTTCCGACGGGCGCATCTTCTGGAATTGTAAGTTCGCAGGTGTACCATGTATAACCCAATGTTATCTGGGCATTGGTAACGATGGTTTCGCTTTGGGTGAGTGTTTTATCATCGTCAAAATCAATCCATACCGAAAAGTAAGTATCCCATGAGCGAGCCATGATTTTGAGCTGATAGGTTCCGCCTGGTTCAAGTTCGTGAGTCAGGTTGGTAAAATCCTGATACCATGATGGCGAACCCTCGCAAGGCACATGAATGTCAATATTTGCCAGTTCCCATTGAATAATACCATCATCGCCACTGCAACCAAAACTGTAAAGATTACCGGAACAAAATCCCGATGATTTCAGGTTTGAAGCTTTTGAATCAACAATGTATTCTTTTTCAATATTAAAATCAACAGGTTCAGCGCCGGTATTGGTTAGCAAAAGTATTTGACTTGTGAGTGATTCACCGTTGGTATGTACTTCTGAAAGCGATGCCGGGTTGCTGGCCAGGATGCCATACAAGGGAATTCCCACGCAGATTTCGTTGGAGAGACCGGTTTCAATATCTTCAGTAACTGCCTCGAGGACGGTGTAGCAATAATTACCCCCGGGCAAGATATCGTTGTCAATATAGCCGGTTTCGGTAAATTCACCCAATTTCACACCATTGCGGTACAACACAAAATATTGATCAAAAGGATTGTTTTCCAGACCTGTGAATTTACTTTCCCAGGCAAGATGGATTTCGGCGCCCTGTTGTTCAGCAAAGAGCATCACAGGAGGTGATAGAATACCCACCGCCGCCGGCAATGACGGGACTGACTCCCCTTCGGTGTAAACTGCCTTGACAATGTAGGTGTACTGGCCGGCTGCAAGATTCAGGTCGGTGTAGTTGGTTTGGTCGGTAAACGTTACAAATTGATCATTACGGTACAGGTTATATCCCAGCAGCGTTTCTCCGGCTTTTGAAGGTGCAGGCGTGATATTTTTTCTTTCCGCTACAACAGCCAGGTTAGCGGCAAATACGCTTTTATCCACGCTCCTCGGAGTAAGGGCAACTGAGTTGGTTGCCATTTTTCCTCCGGAGCTATAAGTAACAAAAGCTTCGTGGCTTCCAACATAATAATAGCCAAGATTACCCAGCTCTGTAAAATTGCCGATTGACCCATAGAAAAGGGTTCCGTTGTAAAGGCTGTTATCAACTGCCACCAGCGGTCCGCCAGGGTTTGAGTTGATGGTGGCCACCATAAAATTCCCTGAATTGATGGTTACCGGATTAACTTCTACAGTTACCCAGTCGTTGGCCGGGCCGTTGGTAACGAAATAAGGGCCTGCAAGAATTGTTGCACCATCACCCGACAGCACATAAACCCTCAGATGCTCCTGGTATGCTCCAAAGCCGTCGTTAAAGTAACGAACTTTCGATATTTGGCAGGGATACTCTTCGGGTGTGAATAACTGGGCAAGGCCAAACATTCCGGTTTCAGAAGCCAAAGCATTTTCAAACGATCCGTCGTGATAATACAACCACTCTTCGCTACCTGTTTCGGGCGAGTTCCATGTGAGGTTGACATCGAAAATATTGCTTATTTCAGCTTTCAGGCCATAAGGTGGTTTTAGGGCAAGTGAAAGATTGAAGTTGACGATCTCATCAGCGCCATGGATGATCTCAATGGTTTGAGATTGTGACAGGTATCCGTCAAACGTAGCAGTAACTTCGTAAACACCTTCAACCACATTTGGCAGGTTGTAATAACCGGCAGCAAGGGTGGCGGTTTGATAGTTTGCGCCTGCTGTAATGGTCACTCCCTGTAAGGGCAGGTTGGTGTAAGCATCAGTAACCAGACCTGAAATTGTTCCGGCGCCAATGCTTTCAAAATACCACCACTCGCCGGCAGTTTCGCCAATTGCATTTTTGCAGGTGACCATCCACCGGTATTCGGTTTTGGGCAAAAGGGAAATGCCAACCGAAGCCAGATCGAAACTGTTTCCGGTGAAGAATCCGGTTTCGTGAATAAGGATATTATTGGGGAAAGAAACCTGTTCGATCCTGATTTTTGATTGAGCCGTTCCAACGCCATTTGTCCATTCAAAAACAGGCTGCAAGGTAACCAAAACATCGCCATCAGCAGGAACCGGGTTTGATGGTTGTTGTGGTGGTAAAGTGGCAGCCACTGTCAGGAATACCGGAACACTCAGTTCTGATTCGGTAACTTCCTGACCATTGTGCACAAAACGGATTTCCGCTTCATGAACGCCATCGGCAAGAAAACCGGCATTAAAATTCACATCAATCGTCTGGCTTTGTCCGGGTTGAACTGTTCCATTGATGTTCGATAAACTCAGCCAACTATTTACATAACCGCCAATTTTGAAATAGCATGAGGGATTCGAATCCACATTTTTCCATCCGGGGCTGCCGAAATATCCGGCGTAGTCGTGCAATTTAGCATGATTTTGCAAATCTGCCGATCCAACCGACCAGTTCCATCTGGTGTTTTCAGCGCCGTTGCTGCCAACATATACTGCATAAACCGATAACCAGTAGTGACCTGTTGGCAATACGACAGGATTGTTGAAATACAAATGCTGGGTGTCGAAGTTGAGATCATCAGGGACAATTTGTTCAACAAAAAGCAGCTCTCCAGGCTCGTTGTTGCTGTTTTGATAAATGGCTATTTTAAAAGCATCGGGCAGTGTTGACTGTGACGAAAAACCTTCGGTGTAGATGTACCTGATCTCCCACATTTCTTCAGATGGAACAATAAAGTCATCGGCGCTTATGATTCGTCCATCAGGAACTAAACCCGTAAGTTCCACAGAAATAGTTCCTGTGTTTGACGGATTGATTAGGGTGTTATCCCACAAAATCGGGTATTGAATGTTGTTTTTCATCCCTTTGTCTTTTTCCTGGTAGATGAAATAAGCCTGCCATTCAAGATCGGCTGTACCGGCGGGATTGGAAACAGTTAGCTGCTGAACGGACGAACCGCCCGGCTCCAGCGATTCATTAAGGCTCAGCGGATTGACCGTGATTTGTGCAAAATCAAGAACGAAATCCTGGTTGGCGGTTTGGTCTGCAAAAATTTCAACACCTGAAACAATCTGCATTAAGAACCCCTCCGCTTCGCAGGTGAAATCATACACTCCGGCTAAAATCGCAGGAAACTCATAATACCCCGTTGCATCGGTGAATGATTCATAACTGCCTGCAAAAACCCGCGCGCCCTGAATGGGTTGGTTGGTTGCCGAAGTAACATATCCCGAAAGTGAGCCTTCGGTTAGATAATTTACCGAAACATCGTCGAGGAACCAACTATTGGCGTTTATCCCCTCATACCTGAAAGCAATGTAAATCGTTTGTCCGGCAAAGGCATCCAGTGATATTTCAGTTTTCTCCCAATTCGAAACCACTGACGGTGCACTCCAGATTTCAACAAAATCTCCATCTGACGGGTTGGGAGAGCCGGCGGAAACCAGTACTGAATTTTTTTCATAATAACTTGCGTAGGCATTCAACGACCAGAATGACAGACGGAACATTGTATAATCGGCAAGATTCAATGGAGGACTGATCAGCCATCCATCCTGATGGGTTGCATTAGCATAAGCATGCACAGCCGACTGGCTTCCGCCCTGGGTATGGTTGAACAAATCTGAACTTTCCCATTTCGTACCGCTAAAATCCATATCAAAAGGCATCCAGCAGGTGGGCGGGAAAGTTTCTCCATCGAAATCCTCGTTAAAAGGAAGGGTGTATGGATCGCAAATATTGTAAATAGTTTGAAAACTGAAAGGCCCAACCCAATCACTCACGCCACCCTCGCAAATTGCCTGCACATAAAAGTCGTACAGCGTTCCTTCCGAAAGGCCAACAAGTGAATATGGATTTGATGAAATAGATTCGAGTAATGTGCCGGTACCGGGAGCAAATCCCAATGCACCCCATTCGAGGTTCCAGGTTATTTCACCATTTAAGGCGGTCCATGAAAGGTCGGCTCCTGATGAAGTAATATTGACGGCATTGAGGTCAATTGGTTTTAAACAAACCGGGAGCATACAATTGGCGGCGCCCTCAAACACAATTGTACCCACTTCGAGCGCATTATATCCTTCGGCCAGAAAAACAGTTTCTCCCATGAAGTCAAGTATTTTCAATCCAACTTCCTGCGGATAATCTCCGCCATTATTGAAAAAAACCTCAAATCCGGTATCATGACAAAAGGAGTGATATTCAGTATAATCATCGCCGTTAGTAAAATTTGTACCCAAAACCTTCACGACTGAACCTCCGGAGATCACCTGCATGGTGGCGCCATCCCAGCCATCGCCAAAGTCGTCGAGCAGGATAAAGGTATATTCGCATTCATCTTCTTCGATGCACGATTTGGTGGTGAAGCTTCCGGGGCCGTTCCATTCGCTAAGGTTGTTCGCATTGCACACTGCCTGAACATAAAAATCGTAGGTTGTGCCCAGTTCAAGACCGGAAAGATTGTAAGGTTTATTGGGTGTGTTTTGAATCATATTTCCGGTTCCCGGCACAAAACCGGCTTCACCCCATTCGATATTCCACAAAGCGGCTTCGCCTATTTGTGTCCAATCAAGCAAGGCACTGTTACTGGTTATATTTGAAACTTGTAAATTTGTTGGCTGATTGCAGAAATCCGCTTCGTTAATCAGGATATCGTCGAGGCTTAAATGAAATAATGTATTACTGCTTACACCCCTTATTCCAATATAAAAAATGCCGCTTTCTTCCACCGAAAAACTGCCGGACACTTTTTGGTATTCTCCACTGGTAACGCCCTGCTGAGCCGCAATGGTTGTTGTCATCGAGGCGCCATTTGGCTGCAATCCCATGTAAATTCCAACATTACAATTAAAATTGGCCGAAGATTGCCTTGCCCATAATTCAATATTATAATTTACCCCACCGGTAAAATAGAATGGACGGAAAAGCCATGTATGTCCGCTCGTATAAAGAATGATGTTGAAGTTGCCGGTTCTTGGCGCACGAAAGTTTGGGTTAGTAGTGTTTGCTTGCCAGTATTCATCCGTATTACCTACTAATTCCTGTGTCCACCTGAAAATATCATTTGACTCGTTGACATTTCCCTCTTCAAAACTTTCGATAAAGGGAAAACTAACAAAAGCAGGATTATCCATCAGCGTAAAACTCCACACCGGGCAATCCACTGCATCGCCAAATTGATTGTAGGCGACCACTTTCCAGAAATAAGTCGTTGAATACTCCAGCAGACCTGGCGAATACGTTGTTATATTTCCCAAGTCATTGCCATTAATCAAATTGGTTGGCGGGTTATCGGTGCCCAAATAAAGCCTGTAACCTGTAGGGTTTTCGCCACCGTTGCCCCACGAAAGTTGTACATTATTGGTCAGGCCGGTTGATCCGTCCACTGGCAAAGGTATCTGGGCACAATTTGGCGGCATGTTGCCCTGAGGCAATGTATAAGAAAATGTTAAACCAGAAGGAGGAATTACGCCTGGCGAAACAAGGCAGAATTCATCCACAGTTGCTCCAGCTTGCGTTGTCTGCCAGTTTGTTTGTGTTGTTCTGACTGCATAATTTGTGACAACGTTGGCCGGTGCTCCCCTCATTCCCACAGTTGCCTGCATTGTGCCGGAGTTTTTTACCATGGCGCCATAAACAATGCTAACAGAATTGGAAGTTTCGTGAAGACGAATCTGGAAATTGAAGCTGTCGCCATTGCCACTGAGATAAGGACGGTAATTTTTCCATTGTACAACACATACACGATTGGGCGCCGCACCAATGGTCTGCAACCTAATGGTAGCTCCCGGTTGTGCCAGTAAATCTGCGGTTAAACCGGCAACGCGGCTTACCCATTCCGGATGAAGAAAATTAACCGTCGAAGCCAAAGGGAAAAAACTATAAGTAGAAGTGAGACCCACAGCCGGAAAGAAAGAATCACTCCCCAGCGCTATCCATCCGTTGGCATCAACGCCCAAACGGTTAAAAACTGTACCATTGAATGTGAAACTGAAACCAATGGGAAAACCCGGGCCACCTTCCGGAACGCTCTGACCTCCGGGGTTGGCCGGATCCACAAAAACCTCATCATCGGTACTTTCGTTGCCAAGAACAATACCGCCTGAGATTTCGGAATAAACTTCAACAGCACTGCTGAAGTTGTAGTT
Coding sequences:
- a CDS encoding carboxypeptidase regulatory-like domain-containing protein, coding for MKKFTFISVLFLFAVYFQTVSAQLSNYNFSSAVEVYSEISGGIVLGNESTDDEVFVDPANPGGQSVPEGGPGFPIGFSFTFNGTVFNRLGVDANGWIALGSDSFFPAVGLTSTYSFFPLASTVNFLHPEWVSRVAGLTADLLAQPGATIRLQTIGAAPNRVCVVQWKNYRPYLSGNGDSFNFQIRLHETSNSVSIVYGAMVKNSGTMQATVGMRGAPANVVTNYAVRTTQTNWQTTQAGATVDEFCLVSPGVIPPSGLTFSYTLPQGNMPPNCAQIPLPVDGSTGLTNNVQLSWGNGGENPTGYRLYLGTDNPPTNLINGNDLGNITTYSPGLLEYSTTYFWKVVAYNQFGDAVDCPVWSFTLMDNPAFVSFPFIESFEEGNVNESNDIFRWTQELVGNTDEYWQANTTNPNFRAPRTGNFNIILYTSGHTWLFRPFYFTGGVNYNIELWARQSSANFNCNVGIYMGLQPNGASMTTTIAAQQGVTSGEYQKVSGSFSVEESGIFYIGIRGVSSNTLFHLSLDDILINEADFCNQPTNLQVSNITSNSALLDWTQIGEAALWNIEWGEAGFVPGTGNMIQNTPNKPYNLSGLELGTTYDFYVQAVCNANNLSEWNGPGSFTTKSCIEEDECEYTFILLDDFGDGWDGATMQVISGGSVVKVLGTNFTNGDDYTEYHSFCHDTGFEVFFNNGGDYPQEVGLKILDFMGETVFLAEGYNALEVGTIVFEGAANCMLPVCLKPIDLNAVNITSSGADLSWTALNGEITWNLEWGALGFAPGTGTLLESISSNPYSLVGLSEGTLYDFYVQAICEGGVSDWVGPFSFQTIYNICDPYTLPFNEDFDGETFPPTCWMPFDMDFSGTKWESSDLFNHTQGGSQSAVHAYANATHQDGWLISPPLNLADYTMFRLSFWSLNAYASYYEKNSVLVSAGSPNPSDGDFVEIWSAPSVVSNWEKTEISLDAFAGQTIYIAFRYEGINANSWFLDDVSVNYLTEGSLSGYVTSATNQPIQGARVFAGSYESFTDATGYYEFPAILAGVYDFTCEAEGFLMQIVSGVEIFADQTANQDFVLDFAQITVNPLSLNESLEPGGSSVQQLTVSNPAGTADLEWQAYFIYQEKDKGMKNNIQYPILWDNTLINPSNTGTISVELTGLVPDGRIISADDFIVPSEEMWEIRYIYTEGFSSQSTLPDAFKIAIYQNSNNEPGELLFVEQIVPDDLNFDTQHLYFNNPVVLPTGHYWLSVYAVYVGSNGAENTRWNWSVGSADLQNHAKLHDYAGYFGSPGWKNVDSNPSCYFKIGGYVNSWLSLSNINGTVQPGQSQTIDVNFNAGFLADGVHEAEIRFVHNGQEVTESELSVPVFLTVAATLPPQQPSNPVPADGDVLVTLQPVFEWTNGVGTAQSKIRIEQVSFPNNILIHETGFFTGNSFDLASVGISLLPKTEYRWMVTCKNAIGETAGEWWYFESIGAGTISGLVTDAYTNLPLQGVTITAGANYQTATLAAGYYNLPNVVEGVYEVTATFDGYLSQSQTIEIIHGADEIVNFNLSLALKPPYGLKAEISNIFDVNLTWNSPETGSEEWLYYHDGSFENALASETGMFGLAQLFTPEEYPCQISKVRYFNDGFGAYQEHLRVYVLSGDGATILAGPYFVTNGPANDWVTVEVNPVTINSGNFMVATINSNPGGPLVAVDNSLYNGTLFYGSIGNFTELGNLGYYYVGSHEAFVTYSSGGKMATNSVALTPRSVDKSVFAANLAVVAERKNITPAPSKAGETLLGYNLYRNDQFVTFTDQTNYTDLNLAAGQYTYIVKAVYTEGESVPSLPAAVGILSPPVMLFAEQQGAEIHLAWESKFTGLENNPFDQYFVLYRNGVKLGEFTETGYIDNDILPGGNYCYTVLEAVTEDIETGLSNEICVGIPLYGILASNPASLSEVHTNGESLTSQILLLTNTGAEPVDFNIEKEYIVDSKASNLKSSGFCSGNLYSFGCSGDDGIIQWELANIDIHVPCEGSPSWYQDFTNLTHELEPGGTYQLKIMARSWDTYFSVWIDFDDDKTLTQSETIVTNAQITLGYTWYTCELTIPEDAPVGTFGMRMRSRTSQPVNDACQPYSWGNCADFMVTIGNPWLDVSPKAGTIQPGESFPVEVTFNSSLLDLGTYNANLKINTNNPFISQPELEVPAELVVTESITQQILLPMGWSGWSSYVDLSPENAFADVVAPVLDDLIISTYFYEIFYPAFNINTMSQFSNQHGYIIKMAAERMLTFEGMMANQTITLNAGWNLLPVLSPCNLDADELLSGISGLIIAYEVAGNGIYYPEMNINTLQTLVPGKSYYIKVQNAVEVTFPACGKNASFGNVLPVRAKNITPWNDPAYSGSSHIVVFDPNATTAFEPGDMIGAFTSDGQCAGLTQVTGISVSMSLFGNDFTSSSKDGFEEGERLTFKLYRNSSNTEYSLEVDYNAKAPNSDGYFTTNGLSVISNMMMSPTVIVSPDQIGLNIYPNPSTGIFTLAVEHENSNMAYVITNSGGQTIAQGNLSASRQIDLSNHPKGVYFIRIAGDNLLNNRKLVVK